The following proteins are co-located in the Doryrhamphus excisus isolate RoL2022-K1 chromosome 15, RoL_Dexc_1.0, whole genome shotgun sequence genome:
- the LOC131103587 gene encoding protein Tob1-like: MQLEIQVALNFIISYLYNKLPRRRVNIFGEELERQLKQKYEGHWYPDKPYKGSGFRCIHVGEKVDPVVEKAAKESGLDIDDVRNNLPQDLSVWIDPYEVSYQIGEKGPVKVLYVDDSNDTAASSGGLDLDKEIKNSFNPDAQVFMPINEPMGGASPGSSSPSPPFGHSAAVSPTFMPRSTQPLTFTTATFAATKFGSTKMKSSGRSNNNNNSGGAGTGGANKVARTSPTNLGLNVNSLLKQKAISTSMHSLYGLGLGTQQQQATAKPSALSPNAKEFVFPNAQSALFPGESSLGLGPLQYSNAFDVFAAYGGLNDKSLMDGLNFSLSNMQYSNQQFQPVMAN; the protein is encoded by the coding sequence ATGCAGCTTGAAATCCAAGTAGCTCTCAACTTCATCATCTCGTACCTGTACAATAAGCTGCCCAGGCGGCGGGTCAACATCTTCGGCGAGGAGCTGGAGCGGCAGCTGAAGCAGAAGTACGAGGGACACTGGTACCCGGATAAGCCGTACAAGGGCTCGGGGTTCAGGTGCATCCATGTCGGGGAGAAGGTGGACCCCGTGGTGGAGAAGGCGGCCAAAGAGAGCGGACTGGACATCGATGACGTCCGCAACAACCTTCCGCAGGACCTCAGCGTGTGGATTGACCCCTATGAGGTGTCCTACCAAATCGGGGAGAAAGGTCCGGTTAAAGTCTTGTACGTCGATGACAGCAACGATACGGCGGCGAGTAGCGGTGGGCTGGATCTGGACAAGGAGATCAAGAACAGTTTCAATCCGGACGCGCAGGTCTTCATGCCAATCAACGAACCCATGGGCGGTGCTTCTCCAGGCTCCAGTTCGCCCTCGCCCCCTTTCGGCCACTCGGCGGCGGTCAGCCCCACGTTCATGCCGCGCTCCACTCAGCCTTTAACCTTCACCACCGCCACCTTCGCTGCCACAAAGTTTGGCTCCACTAAAATGAAGAGCAGCGGccgcagcaacaacaacaataacagcgGCGGCGCTGGTACCGGCGGCGCCAACAAGGTGGCACGTACCTCTCCCACCAACCTGGGCCTGAATGTGAACAGTCTCCTGAAACAGAAAGCCATCTCCACATCCATGCACTCGCTCTACGGTCTCGGTCTCggaacacagcagcagcaggcgacGGCCAAACCATCGGCTTTGTCTCCGAACGCCAAGGAGTTTGTGTTCCCAAACGCTCAGAGCGCACTCTTCCCAGGGGAGAGCTCGCTCGGTTTGGGCCCGCTTCAGTACAGCAACGCCTTCGATGTCTTTGCGGCCTACGGCGGCCTTAACGACAAGTCCCTGATGGATGGCTTGAATTTCAGCCTGAGCAACATGCAGTATTCTAACCAGCAATTCCAGCCAGTCATGGCCAACTAG